A portion of the Juglans microcarpa x Juglans regia isolate MS1-56 chromosome 1D, Jm3101_v1.0, whole genome shotgun sequence genome contains these proteins:
- the LOC121259366 gene encoding signal recognition particle 54 kDa protein 2, translated as MVLAQLGGSISRALQQMSNATIIDEKVLNECLNEITRALLQSDVQFKLVRDMQTNIKKIVNLDDLAAGHNKRRIIQQAIFNELCKILDPGKPSFTPKKGKTSVVMFVGLQGSGKTTTCTKYAYYHQKKGWRPALVCADTFRAGAFDQLKQNATKAKIPFYGSYTESDPVKIAVDGVERFKKENCDLIIVDTSGRHKQEAALFEEMRQVSEATKPDLVIFVMDSSIGQAAFDQAQAFKQSVSVGAVIVTKMDGHAKGGGALSAVAATKSPVIFIGTGEHMDEFEVFDVKPFVSRLLGMGDWSGFMDKIHEVVPMDQQPELLQKLSEGNFTLRIMYEQFQNILKMGPISQVFSMLPGFSAELMPKGREKESSAKIKRYMTMMDSMTDEELDSTNPKLMNESRMMRIARGSGRHVREVSEMLEEYKRLAKVWSKMKGLKIPKKGEMSALSRNMNAQHMSKVLPPQMLKQIGGMGGLQNLMKQMGSTKDMMGMFGGGDK; from the exons ATGGTGTTGGCGCAGTTAGGGGGCAGCATTTCGCGTGCTCTCCAGCAGATGAGCAATGCGACCATAATCGACGAGAAGGTCCTCAACGAGTGCCTGAACGAGATCACGCGGGCCCTTCTTCAGTCCGATGTGCAATTCAAGCTCGTCCGCGACATGCAGACCAATATCAAGAAGATCGTAAACCTCGACGACCTCGCCGCCGGCCACAACAAGCGCAGGATCATCCAGCAA GCTATATTTAACGAACTCTGCAAGATTTTGGATCCCGGGAAGCCTTCTTTTACTCCAAAGAAAGGAAAGACGAGTGTTGTTATGTTTGTAGGTTTACAAG GGTCGGGAAAAACCACAACATgtacaaaatatgcatattatCATCAGAAAAAGGGCTGGAGGCCTGCTCTCGTTTGTGCGGATACATTTAGAGCTGGTGCTTTTGATCAACTGAAACAGAATGCCACTAAAGCTAAGATTCCATTTTATGGAAG CTATACAGAATCAGATCCTGTGAAAATTGCAGTGGATGGTGTGGAAagatttaagaaagaaaattgtgatCTAATAATTGTTGACACCAGCGGGCGTCACAAACAAGAAGCTGCTCTTTTTGAAGAAATGCGTCAAGTTTCGGAAGCCACG AAACCGGATCTTGTTATATTTGTTATGGATAGCAGTATTGGTCAGGCTGCATTTGATCAAGCTCAAGCTTTCAAGCAAAGTGTTTCAGTTGGAGCTGTAATTGTTACCAAAATGGATGGGCATGCAAAGGGAGGTGGTGCTCTCAGTGC TGTTGCGGCAACAAAGAGTCCCGTCATATTTATTGGAACTGGAGAGCATATGGATGAGTTTGAAGTTTTCGATGTTAAACCATTTGTCAGCCGTCTCTTAG GTATGGGTGATTGGTCTGGCTTTATGGACAAAATTCATGAAGTTGTTCCTATGGATCAGCAGCCTGAGCTTCTACAAAAGCTCTCGGAAGGGAATTTTACATTAAGGATTATGTATGAGCAATTTCAGAACATACTTAAAATGGGCCCAATTAGCCAG GTTTTCTCAATGCTTCCAGGTTTTAGTGCTGAGCTAATGCCAAAAGGTCGTGAAAAGGAAAGTTCAGCGAAGATCAAGAGATACATGACCATGATGGACTCAATGACAGATGAAG AGTTGGATAGTACGAATCCAAAACTCATGAATGAGTCTCGAATGATGCGGATAGCACGAGGATCGGGTCGTCATGTTAGAGAAGTATCGGAGATGTTGGAAGAGTACAAGCGCCTTGCTAAAGTATGGAGCAAAATGAAAGGTCTTAAGATTCCTAAGAAGGGTGAAATGAGTGCATTATCACGGAATATGAATGCACAACACATGAGCAAAGTCCTTCCCCCGCAGATGCTGAAGCAGATTGGTGGCATGGGTGGCTTACAAAACTTGATGAAGCAAATGGGATCTACGAAAGATATGATGGGGATGTTTGGAGGTGGAGACAAGTAG
- the LOC121258215 gene encoding PX domain-containing protein EREX-like isoform X4 — protein sequence MLKIKSRTLLEERRCFLEDWMEKLLSDIDVSRSALVATFLELEAAARSSFYDENQQTPDVNSSTSGVVPLSLFHSNSDVSALAGSSFIVSDHGNDTPYEISEVGTPTHENSSHADLGLESSISEQDIIDPVDGTVKYGMFNRKFIQQSLQRFSRRRRQMGNEGNNIGRDEVYENTSNAKTLRMDGTEFVSELGDCKLDGHVRRLSTESVGSDLSSARASEILNIGAANLFGDYLDPSEGPEALRNMDSFANQDSQLPRHVLVALPSDERHKLNRVLVTMQRRLATAKADLEDLIARLNQEVAVRQFLTTKVKDLEGELETTRQNCKDNMEQAVLTERERFTQMQWDMEELRGKCLEMELKLKSEQDERIRAESTKIAIIQENKMLLQELDVGREQLEDLKKHQEEFEVKSKADVKLLVKEVKSLRSSQLELKQELSRLMKEKLEVERSLQREKQRTDNANTANAKLLHECGILRERLRECSVNFLVEEEDKLTVDTSSPSDAIDLLTTSDNRIGLLLAEAQLLAQDVENAVAAVDETSRANGSNIRTKDDELRKMLTDVFVDNARLRIQVNSVLRCALANATTEKDDEEEEEVPSRKTVLSKFLER from the exons AGAAGGTGTTTCTTGGAGGATTGGATGGAGAAACTATTGTCAGACATTGATGTATCAAGGAGTGCTCTGGTGGCGACCTTTCTTGAGCTAGAAGCCGCTGCGAGGTCTT CATTCTATGATGAGAACCAGCAAACACCAGATGTTAATTCTTCAACCAGTGGTGTGGTTCCATTATCTCTGTTCCATTCCAACTCAGATGTTTCTGCGCTTGCTGGTAGTTCATTCATTGTATCAGACCATGGTAATGATACACCTTATGAAATATCTGAGGTTGGAACACCAACGCATGAAAATTCTAGTCATGCGGATCTTGGCCTGGAGAGTTCCATATCTGAACAAGACATAATCGATCCAGTCGATGGGACTGTCAAGTATGGCATGTTTAACAGAAAGTTTATTCAGCAGAGCCTCCAAAGATTTTCAAGGCGTAGAAGGCAGATGGGAAATGAGGGCAATAATATAGGCAGGGATGAAGTATATGAGAATACGTCTAATGCCAAAACTCTCCGCATGGACGGAACGGAGTTTGTTTCCGAACTAGGGGATTGCAAGCTGGATGGTCATGTTCGTAGACTCTCAACAGAGAGTGTTGGAAGTGACTTGAGTTCTGCAAGAGCCAGTGAAATATTGAATATAGGGGCAGCCAATTTGTTTGGTGATTACCTTGACCCTTCTGAAGGTCCTGAAGCTCTGAGAAACATGGATTCTTTTGCAAATCAAGATTCACAGCTTCCAAGGCACGTACTGGTTGCTCTTCCATCTGATGAACGCCATAAACTGAACAGGGTACTTGTAACAATGCAGCGGAGACTAGCCACAGCAAAAGCTGACCTGGAGGACCTTATAGCAAGATTGAATCAAGAAGTTGCTGTTAGACAATTCCTCACGACAAAG GTCAAAGATTTGGAAGGGGAACTTGAAACTACTAGACAGAATTGTAAAGATAACATGGAGCAGGCTGTTTTGACTGAAAGGGAAAGATTTACACAAATGCAGTGGGATATGGAGGAGCTTCGTGGGAAGTGCTTGGAGATGGAACTAAAATTGAAGTCTGAACAG GATGAAAGAATTCGTGCAGAGTCAACAAAAATAGCAATCATTCAGGAGAACAAAATGCTGCTGCAGGAGTTAGATGTAGGTAGAGAACAGCTTGAAGACTTGAAGAAACATCAAGAAGAATTTGAGGTGAAATCAAAGGCAGATGTAAAGCTGCTCGTTAAAGAGGTCAAATCCCTTCGAAGTTCTCAGTTAGAATTGAAGCAGGAGCTCAGCCGattaatgaaagaaaaactaGAAGTAGAG AGGAGTCTTCAAAGGGAAAAGCAAAGAACAGACAACGCAAATACTGCCAATGCAAAGTTGCTGCATGAGTGTGGAATTCTTCGTGAAAGGCTTCGGGAGTGTAGTGTTAATTTTCTGGTTGAAGAGGAAGATAAATTAACTGTGGACACTTCATCACCATCTGATGCAATAGATCTGTTGACAACATCCGACAATAGAATTGGTCTCCTGCTTGCAGAG GCACAGCTCCTTGCACAGGATGTAGAAAATGCAGTTGCAGCAGTGGATGAGACTAGTCGTGCAAATGGCAGTAATATAAGGACAAAAGATGATGAGTTGAGGAAGATGTTGACTGATGTATTTGTGGACAATGCAAGATTAAGGATACAGGTCAACTCAGTTCTCCGTTGTGCTTTAGCAAATGCTACAACTGAgaaagatgatgaggaagaagaggaagttcCTTCGAGGAAAACTGTTCTAAGCAAGTTCTTAGAACGATGA